The Rahnella aquatilis CIP 78.65 = ATCC 33071 genomic sequence GGGTAGCCTGGGCGTGTTGAAAATCAGTCACGAACAGGAAATCGAAGAAGTGTTCGCCCGCTGCGTTACCGATGTGATTTCACTCAATGGTGAATCCTTTGCGCCGGAAGACTTGTTCCAGGTCGAGGAGTATATCCCGGCGTGGCAGGAAGTCAGCGTTGAGGTGATCAATCAGGGCGACTATCACCGGGCGATGGCTGTTACCGACAAATACCTGGGTGAAGAGCCGAATTTTGTTGAGGTGGGCCACAGTATGCCGTCGCTGCACAGCGACAATCAGGCACTGCGTGACATCGCTGAACGGGCCTGTCATGCACTGGGGATCCGTTACGGGGTGGCGCACTTTGAAGCACGTATTACGCCTGCCGGGGAGATCAAAATCATCGAAGTGGGGGCGCGTACCGGCGGCGACACCATCATGGATCTGGTGGAAAGAACCTACGGTATCAACCCGTATGAACTGCACGTACTCAGCCATCTGAACAAACTTAAACCGCTGCCGGAGACGCTCAAACCTCGCGGCCTGAGCGCCGTCGCTTTTATTAAAGCCGACGTTGGCGTGATTGAGAAAATCACCTTGCCCGCCAGCCTGCCAGCTCACGTGGTGAATATGCAGGTTACCGCTAAGCCGCTGGATCTGTCGAAAAAGCTGGTGTCGTGGAAAACCCGTGAAGGTTCTATCGAGTATTTCTGGCCACAGCGTGCCGCAGAACAGGGTTTTGACGAGCACTTAACGATTGCCGATCAATACGCCCGATCGCTGTTTACCCTTCGTCAGGTCTGATATCACCCGAGCCACCTCATGCGGGGTGGCTTCCGAACTTTTTTAAGGAAAGCAATGATATGAACAGTGATCGTTTTGGATTAAAACGTTTCGTCTTTTCCCGCTTTGCCGGGTCACTGTGCGATCAGTTTTTGCTGTTTGCCGTGCCGCTGGCCATTTTGAAAGCGACCGGTTCTTTAACCTTTTCCTCGCTGGCATTCGTGATTGAATGGCTGCCGCGCATTCTGTTTTTCCCACTGTCAGGTTTTCTGGCTGACCGTATCAGGCCCCGTTTTATCTTCTTTAACGTGGAAGCCGGACGCTGCGTGTTAATGGTGGTCGCTTTCCTGACCCTGACCTTTCATCCCGGCGCCACATTCCCGGTGCTGGCGGTCATGATGGCGCTGCTGTCGGTGGCCTATGTCCTGAACTTTGTTGCCACCGAAGCTTTGTTACCGCGCCATATCCCCGCAGAAACTCTGCCGAAAGCCCATTCCATGTTACAGGGTGTCGACCAGACCACGCAGGTTCTGGGCCCTGCGCTGGCAGTGGCAATTTCCGTTTATGGTGGCGTCGGGGCGATTTTAGCCTGTGCAGCCGTGCTGTTTGCTGTCTCTGCCATCAATTATCTGTTCCTCAAAACTCATGACCTTGAAGTTACTGAGAAGATGAGTCTACGTTCAATTGTGCAATCAAACATTACGGCGATTCAGG encodes the following:
- a CDS encoding MFS transporter; this translates as MNSDRFGLKRFVFSRFAGSLCDQFLLFAVPLAILKATGSLTFSSLAFVIEWLPRILFFPLSGFLADRIRPRFIFFNVEAGRCVLMVVAFLTLTFHPGATFPVLAVMMALLSVAYVLNFVATEALLPRHIPAETLPKAHSMLQGVDQTTQVLGPALAVAISVYGGVGAILACAAVLFAVSAINYLFLKTHDLEVTEKMSLRSIVQSNITAIQVLRQNKILLHLCALTWVVNLVYGAALVVSAAVILKEFHLPESYFGVLQTSAALVTIITFFFVPRIARRFGLSTLGTLSFCGMILSGALMSLSLDYAMYLAGYALLMAFDGAFSVYLRTLRSQIIPQKHLGKTMGLIGLMNMCSVPVSGLAVTVLAGSFMPLQIIGIILIFALILGLMLIVIGRRAFGYHSWLPPVIAQPQA
- a CDS encoding ATP-grasp domain-containing protein, encoding MNNTYILILGGEFALRERVLAGALRASGGMRVLTMAKNRTTPTIKFFDGFLPGDVADAEAVLRAVQAHQQETGETPAAVIPMNDFTVRAASLLTEHYPLYGNDCQTITNCRDKFVMKQILQAAGLPVPRFAAFRTLTELKKLIAEFGLPVVIKPRELAGSLGVLKISHEQEIEEVFARCVTDVISLNGESFAPEDLFQVEEYIPAWQEVSVEVINQGDYHRAMAVTDKYLGEEPNFVEVGHSMPSLHSDNQALRDIAERACHALGIRYGVAHFEARITPAGEIKIIEVGARTGGDTIMDLVERTYGINPYELHVLSHLNKLKPLPETLKPRGLSAVAFIKADVGVIEKITLPASLPAHVVNMQVTAKPLDLSKKLVSWKTREGSIEYFWPQRAAEQGFDEHLTIADQYARSLFTLRQV